A region from the Triticum aestivum cultivar Chinese Spring chromosome 3D, IWGSC CS RefSeq v2.1, whole genome shotgun sequence genome encodes:
- the LOC123079223 gene encoding phosphoenolpyruvate carboxylase, housekeeping isozyme isoform X2: MARNAADKATSIDAQLRMLAPKKLSEDDELVEYDALLIERFLCILQGLQGDKIRETVQECYELAAEYERTLDPKQLDEIGNLLARLDPEDSIVTTKSLSHMLILANLAEEVQIAYRRRQKLKSGDFADENSATTESDIEETLKRLVCQLNKSPLEVFDALKNQTVDLVLTAHPTQSVRRSLLQKHGRIRNCLTQLYAKDITPDEKQELDEALQREIQAAFRTDEIRRTPPTPQDEMRAGMSYFHETIWKGVPKFLRRVDTALKNIGIKERVPYNAPLIQFSSWMGGDRDGNPRVTPEVTRDVCLLARMMAANLYYAQIEDLMFELSMWRCSDELRIKADQLHRASKKDTTKHYIEFWKQVPPSEPYRVILSDVRDKLYNTRERSRHLLASGFSEIPDDAIFTDVEQFLEPLELCYRSLCACGDHTIADGNLLDFLRQVSTFGLSLVRLDIRQESERHTDVMDAITKYLGVGSYREWSEEKRQEWLLFELNGKRPLFGPDLPKTNEVAEVVDTFHVLAELPSDSFGAYVISMATAPSDVLAVELLQRECHVKKPLRVVPLFEKLADLEAAPAALARLFSVEWYRNRINGKQEVMIGYSDSGKDAGRFSAGWQLYKAQEELIKVAKAFGIKLTMFHGRGGTVGRGGGPTHLAILSQPPETIHGSLRVTVQGEVIEQSFGEEHLCFRMLQRFTAATLEHGMHPPIAPKPEWRALMDEMAVVATEEYRSIVFQEPRFVEYFRLATPELEYGRMNIGSRPSKRKPSGGIESLRAIPWIFAWTQTRFHLPVWLGFGAAFKHVLQKDIRNLQALKEMYNEWPFFRVTIDLVEMVFAKGDPGIAALYDKLLVSDDLWPFGERLRANYEETKQLLLQVAGHKDLLEGDPYLRQSLRLRDSYITTLNVCQAYTLKRIRDPSFHSQPGPHLSKEIMESGKLAAELLKLNPTSEYAPGLEDTLILTMKGIAAGMQNTG, from the exons ATGGCGCGCAATGCGGCGGACAAGGCGACCTCCATCGACGCGCAGCTGCGGATGCTGGCGCCCAAGAAGCTCTCGGAGGACGACGAGCTGGTGGAGTACGACGCGCTCCTCATCGAGCGCTTCCTCTGCATCCTCCAGGGCCTCCAGGGGGACAAGATCAGGGAGACG GTCCAGGAATGCTATGAGTTAGCTGCTGAGTATGAACGCACACTTGACCCTAAACAGCTGGATGAGATTGGGAATCTGTTAGCCCGGTTGGATCCTGAAGACTCCATCGTGACAACCAAGTCATTATCGCACATGCTTATCCTGGCAAACTTGGCTGAGGAGGTCCAGATTGCGTACCGAAGGAGACAGAAACTGAAAAGCGGTGATTTTGCTGATGAAAATTCTGCAACAACTGAATCAGACATAGAGGAGACCCTAAAAAGGCTCGTTTGTCAGCTCAACAAGTCGCCGCTGGAAGTATTTGATGCCCTCAAGAATCAAACGGTCGACCTGGTATTGACTGCACATCCAACTCAGTCGGTCAGGAGGTCATTGCTCCAAAAACATGGCAG GATAAGGAATTGCTTAACACAACTTTATGCAAAAGACATAACTCCAGATGAGAAGCAGGAACTTGATGAGGCGCTTCAGAGAGAG ATTCAAGCTGCCTTCAGAACTGATGAAATCCGACGGACACCTCCTACTCCACAGGATGAAATGCGTGCTGGAATGAGTTACTTTCATGAGACAATATGGAAGGGTGTACCCAAGTTCTTACGGAGGGTAGATACTGCTCTTAAGAACATTGGCATAAAAGAGAGAGTGCCTTACAATGCCCCTCTCATTCAGTTCTCTTCTTGGATGGGTGGTGATCGTGATG GGAATCCAAGAGTCACACCAGAGGTCACCAGGGATGTATGTTTGTTAGCAAGAATGATGGCTGCTAACTTGTACTATGCACAGATAGAGGATCTGATGTTTGAG TTATCTATGTGGCGCTGCAGTGACGAACTACGCATAAAAGCTGATCAATTACACCGTGCGTCAAAGAAAGACACAACAAAACACTACATAG AGTTCTGGAAGCAAGTTCCTCCAAGCGAACCCTATCGTGTAATACTGAGCGATGTCAGAGATAAACTGTACAATACGCGTGAGCGATCACGCCATTTGTTAGCCAGTGGGTTTTCTGAAATTCCTGATGACGCAATCTTCACTGATGTTGAGCAG TTCTTGGAGCCTCTTGAACTCTGTTACAGGTCCCTCTGTGCCTGTGGTGATCACACTATTGCAGATGGCAATCTTCTCGACTTTTTGCGGCAAGTGTCAACATTTGGACTATCCCTTGTTAGACTAGATATCAGGCAAGAATCTGAAAGACACACTGATGTTATGGATGCCATAACTAAATACCTTGGGGTAGGATCATACCGTGAATGGTCAGAGGAGAAACGCCAAGAATGGCTACTGTTTGAGCTCAATGGAAAGAGGCCGCTATTTGGTCCTGATCTTCCCAAGACAAACGAAGTTGCTGAGGTTGTAGATACATTCCATGTGTTAGCTGAACTTCCCTCTGATAGCTTTGGTGCGTACGTGATATCCATGGCAACAGCTCCTTCGGATGTTCTAGCAGTTGAGCTTCTGCAGCGCGAATGTCATGTGAAGAAGCCACTGAGAGTTGTGCCGTTGTTTGAAAAACTAGCAGATTTGGAAGCTGCACCAGCAGCTCTGGCACGACTCTTCTCCGTTGAGTGGTACAGAAACAGAATCAATGGAAAACAAGAAGTAATGATTGGTTATTCAGATTCTGGGAAGGATGCTGGCCGTTTCTCTGCTGGTTGGCAACTGTACAAAGCTCAAGAGGAGCTTATTAAGGTTGCTAAGGCTTTTGGGATTAAGTTGACTATGTTTCATGGACGAGGAGGGACTGTTGGAAGAGGTGGGGGTCCTACCCATCTTGCTATACTGTCACAACCTCCAGAGACAATCCATGGATCACTTCGGGTAACCGTTCAAGGTGAAGTCATTGAGCAGTCCTTTGGGGAGGAGCATTTGTGCTTTAGAATGCTTCAACGTTTTACAGCTGCTACTCTTGAACATGGTATGCATCCACCAATCGCACCAAAACCAGAGTGGCGTGCTTTGATGGATGAAATGGCCGTTGTTGCCACAGAAGAATACCGATCCATTGTTTTCCAAGAGCCACGATTTGTTGAATATTTCCGCCTT GCAACACCAGAGCTGGAATATGGCAGGATGAACATTGGAAGTAGGCCATCAAAACGGAAGCCAAGTGGAGGCATCGAATCACTGCGTGCGATTCCTTGGATATTTGCTTGGACGCAAACCAGATTCCACCTGCCAGTGTGGCTTGGTTTCGGCGCAGCATTCAAACATGTCCTGCAGAAGGATATACGTAATCTTCAAGCCCTTAAGGAGATGTACAACGAGTGGCCGTTTTTCAGGGTTACAATAGACTTGGTTGAGATGGTGTTTGCTAAAGGTGACCCTGGTATAGCTGCTCTGTATGACAAGCTGCTGGTTTCTGATGATTTATGGCCGTTTGGGGAGCGTCTTCGAGCAAACTACGAAGAAACAAAGCAACTTCTTCTACAG GTAGCTGGGCACAAGGACCTCCTGGAGGGCGATCCTTACCTGAGACAGAGCCTGCGGCTCCGTGATTCTTACATCACAACGCTGAATGTCTGCCAAGCCTACACACTGAAGCGTATCCGGGACCCTAGCTTCCATTCACAACCCGGGCCTCATCTGTCCAAGGAGATCATGGAGTCCGGGAAGTTGGCCGCCGAGCTCTTGAAGCTCAACCCGACGAGCGAGTATGCCCCGGGGCTCGAGGACACCCTCATCCTGACCATGAAGGGCATCGCCGCCGGTATGCAGAACACCGGCTGA
- the LOC123079223 gene encoding phosphoenolpyruvate carboxylase, housekeeping isozyme isoform X1, whose amino-acid sequence MARNAADKATSIDAQLRMLAPKKLSEDDELVEYDALLIERFLCILQGLQGDKIRETVQECYELAAEYERTLDPKQLDEIGNLLARLDPEDSIVTTKSLSHMLILANLAEEVQIAYRRRQKLKSGDFADENSATTESDIEETLKRLVCQLNKSPLEVFDALKNQTVDLVLTAHPTQSVRRSLLQKHGRIRNCLTQLYAKDITPDEKQELDEALQREIQAAFRTDEIRRTPPTPQDEMRAGMSYFHETIWKGVPKFLRRVDTALKNIGIKERVPYNAPLIQFSSWMGGDRDGNPRVTPEVTRDVCLLARMMAANLYYAQIEDLMFEVKFKIYYSNECCNGVLKSEDSFYYLQLSMWRCSDELRIKADQLHRASKKDTTKHYIEFWKQVPPSEPYRVILSDVRDKLYNTRERSRHLLASGFSEIPDDAIFTDVEQFLEPLELCYRSLCACGDHTIADGNLLDFLRQVSTFGLSLVRLDIRQESERHTDVMDAITKYLGVGSYREWSEEKRQEWLLFELNGKRPLFGPDLPKTNEVAEVVDTFHVLAELPSDSFGAYVISMATAPSDVLAVELLQRECHVKKPLRVVPLFEKLADLEAAPAALARLFSVEWYRNRINGKQEVMIGYSDSGKDAGRFSAGWQLYKAQEELIKVAKAFGIKLTMFHGRGGTVGRGGGPTHLAILSQPPETIHGSLRVTVQGEVIEQSFGEEHLCFRMLQRFTAATLEHGMHPPIAPKPEWRALMDEMAVVATEEYRSIVFQEPRFVEYFRLATPELEYGRMNIGSRPSKRKPSGGIESLRAIPWIFAWTQTRFHLPVWLGFGAAFKHVLQKDIRNLQALKEMYNEWPFFRVTIDLVEMVFAKGDPGIAALYDKLLVSDDLWPFGERLRANYEETKQLLLQVAGHKDLLEGDPYLRQSLRLRDSYITTLNVCQAYTLKRIRDPSFHSQPGPHLSKEIMESGKLAAELLKLNPTSEYAPGLEDTLILTMKGIAAGMQNTG is encoded by the exons ATGGCGCGCAATGCGGCGGACAAGGCGACCTCCATCGACGCGCAGCTGCGGATGCTGGCGCCCAAGAAGCTCTCGGAGGACGACGAGCTGGTGGAGTACGACGCGCTCCTCATCGAGCGCTTCCTCTGCATCCTCCAGGGCCTCCAGGGGGACAAGATCAGGGAGACG GTCCAGGAATGCTATGAGTTAGCTGCTGAGTATGAACGCACACTTGACCCTAAACAGCTGGATGAGATTGGGAATCTGTTAGCCCGGTTGGATCCTGAAGACTCCATCGTGACAACCAAGTCATTATCGCACATGCTTATCCTGGCAAACTTGGCTGAGGAGGTCCAGATTGCGTACCGAAGGAGACAGAAACTGAAAAGCGGTGATTTTGCTGATGAAAATTCTGCAACAACTGAATCAGACATAGAGGAGACCCTAAAAAGGCTCGTTTGTCAGCTCAACAAGTCGCCGCTGGAAGTATTTGATGCCCTCAAGAATCAAACGGTCGACCTGGTATTGACTGCACATCCAACTCAGTCGGTCAGGAGGTCATTGCTCCAAAAACATGGCAG GATAAGGAATTGCTTAACACAACTTTATGCAAAAGACATAACTCCAGATGAGAAGCAGGAACTTGATGAGGCGCTTCAGAGAGAG ATTCAAGCTGCCTTCAGAACTGATGAAATCCGACGGACACCTCCTACTCCACAGGATGAAATGCGTGCTGGAATGAGTTACTTTCATGAGACAATATGGAAGGGTGTACCCAAGTTCTTACGGAGGGTAGATACTGCTCTTAAGAACATTGGCATAAAAGAGAGAGTGCCTTACAATGCCCCTCTCATTCAGTTCTCTTCTTGGATGGGTGGTGATCGTGATG GGAATCCAAGAGTCACACCAGAGGTCACCAGGGATGTATGTTTGTTAGCAAGAATGATGGCTGCTAACTTGTACTATGCACAGATAGAGGATCTGATGTTTGAGGTAAAATTTAAAATCTACTATTCAAACGAGTGCTGTAATGGTGTATTGAAGTCTGAAGATTCTTTCTATTATCTGCAGTTATCTATGTGGCGCTGCAGTGACGAACTACGCATAAAAGCTGATCAATTACACCGTGCGTCAAAGAAAGACACAACAAAACACTACATAG AGTTCTGGAAGCAAGTTCCTCCAAGCGAACCCTATCGTGTAATACTGAGCGATGTCAGAGATAAACTGTACAATACGCGTGAGCGATCACGCCATTTGTTAGCCAGTGGGTTTTCTGAAATTCCTGATGACGCAATCTTCACTGATGTTGAGCAG TTCTTGGAGCCTCTTGAACTCTGTTACAGGTCCCTCTGTGCCTGTGGTGATCACACTATTGCAGATGGCAATCTTCTCGACTTTTTGCGGCAAGTGTCAACATTTGGACTATCCCTTGTTAGACTAGATATCAGGCAAGAATCTGAAAGACACACTGATGTTATGGATGCCATAACTAAATACCTTGGGGTAGGATCATACCGTGAATGGTCAGAGGAGAAACGCCAAGAATGGCTACTGTTTGAGCTCAATGGAAAGAGGCCGCTATTTGGTCCTGATCTTCCCAAGACAAACGAAGTTGCTGAGGTTGTAGATACATTCCATGTGTTAGCTGAACTTCCCTCTGATAGCTTTGGTGCGTACGTGATATCCATGGCAACAGCTCCTTCGGATGTTCTAGCAGTTGAGCTTCTGCAGCGCGAATGTCATGTGAAGAAGCCACTGAGAGTTGTGCCGTTGTTTGAAAAACTAGCAGATTTGGAAGCTGCACCAGCAGCTCTGGCACGACTCTTCTCCGTTGAGTGGTACAGAAACAGAATCAATGGAAAACAAGAAGTAATGATTGGTTATTCAGATTCTGGGAAGGATGCTGGCCGTTTCTCTGCTGGTTGGCAACTGTACAAAGCTCAAGAGGAGCTTATTAAGGTTGCTAAGGCTTTTGGGATTAAGTTGACTATGTTTCATGGACGAGGAGGGACTGTTGGAAGAGGTGGGGGTCCTACCCATCTTGCTATACTGTCACAACCTCCAGAGACAATCCATGGATCACTTCGGGTAACCGTTCAAGGTGAAGTCATTGAGCAGTCCTTTGGGGAGGAGCATTTGTGCTTTAGAATGCTTCAACGTTTTACAGCTGCTACTCTTGAACATGGTATGCATCCACCAATCGCACCAAAACCAGAGTGGCGTGCTTTGATGGATGAAATGGCCGTTGTTGCCACAGAAGAATACCGATCCATTGTTTTCCAAGAGCCACGATTTGTTGAATATTTCCGCCTT GCAACACCAGAGCTGGAATATGGCAGGATGAACATTGGAAGTAGGCCATCAAAACGGAAGCCAAGTGGAGGCATCGAATCACTGCGTGCGATTCCTTGGATATTTGCTTGGACGCAAACCAGATTCCACCTGCCAGTGTGGCTTGGTTTCGGCGCAGCATTCAAACATGTCCTGCAGAAGGATATACGTAATCTTCAAGCCCTTAAGGAGATGTACAACGAGTGGCCGTTTTTCAGGGTTACAATAGACTTGGTTGAGATGGTGTTTGCTAAAGGTGACCCTGGTATAGCTGCTCTGTATGACAAGCTGCTGGTTTCTGATGATTTATGGCCGTTTGGGGAGCGTCTTCGAGCAAACTACGAAGAAACAAAGCAACTTCTTCTACAG GTAGCTGGGCACAAGGACCTCCTGGAGGGCGATCCTTACCTGAGACAGAGCCTGCGGCTCCGTGATTCTTACATCACAACGCTGAATGTCTGCCAAGCCTACACACTGAAGCGTATCCGGGACCCTAGCTTCCATTCACAACCCGGGCCTCATCTGTCCAAGGAGATCATGGAGTCCGGGAAGTTGGCCGCCGAGCTCTTGAAGCTCAACCCGACGAGCGAGTATGCCCCGGGGCTCGAGGACACCCTCATCCTGACCATGAAGGGCATCGCCGCCGGTATGCAGAACACCGGCTGA